CGTCAGTTGAGACTCGGTATCGGCTTCAGTGTCATGCCACGAAAGGAGCCAGTATTTTTCGCCGTTGTTGGTGACCAGTGCTGACACGGTACTGAGCGCCGTCTGGCTGTTGGTCTCCATGGCACCGACATCGACCGTGAGCGGTGTGTTGGTCGTCCAGCGTTTGGTATGTCGTTGAACGGCTTCGACACTATTGCTGGCGACGCGATTGCCGGAATCAAACAAAGCGCTGCTGTCTCCACTCTGTTTGAGGAAGTAGTCCACAGCTTGCGTTGTGGTATTGATAAACGCAAAGCTGACTTCTTTTCCGGTCGGCTGATCCTGGTCTGCAGTCTGGGTGGAAGAGCCACCACCACCACAGGCGGCCACAGCCAAGATCACTCCGATTGCTAGCGCTGCCCTCATCATGTCAGGAACCTCGTTGTAATAATTTATGAAGCTCAAAGTAAGCATATTGCAAGCGCTGGTGATTTTTTGATGAATCACGGGGAGAAAAATGAGTTTTTAATAACCAACTGAATTGAAATGAAAATTAGACTCTCACTAGTGAGAATATGTGGTGAGACGGGGTTAAGATGGCGACGAGACACCGATTTTTATCCGGTTTGAGCCATATGGGTGATTGTCAAGAAGATGTGCGAGCAACCGTACAGGATGAGACGGATGTCGCACATCAAAGAGGGGTTACAGTTAAATGCCTGACTAAAACACTTGGTTATTTTGCAAGGATAAAAATGTTTCTCATTAGCACATCCGGCGTTTCAGACCGCTCATATCGAGCAGGCGGGTGGAGATTTCTTCGACCGATAATGAGGTGGTATTGAGGTACGGAATCGCTTCCCGGCGGAACATGGCCTCGACCTTATTCAGCTCGGTTTCACATTGCGCCTGACTGGCATAATCACTGTTGGCGTAGCGGCCATTTCGGATCTCAACCAGGCGTTCGGTCCCGATTGTCAGGCCATAAGTTTTGTAGCGGAACGGCTCGATGGCTGCCGGGAGTTTCAGCTTGTTCATGTCCTCGGCAATGAACGGATAATTCACCGCGCGGATCCCGAATTGCATGGCCAGATACAGGCTGGTCGGGGTTTTACCACAGCGGGAGACCCCCAACAAAATGATGTCAGCCTGCTCTAAATTGTTCAGTGAAACCCCGTCATCATGAGCCAGGGTATATTCAATGGCCGCGATGCGATCCTGGTAACTGGCGGCATCTTTGTTAATACTGTGAGAGCGATGCAGCATGGGCTTGGGCTCCATCTGCAAATCCTGTTTCAGCGGCTCGACCAGGGCGTTCAGAATGTCATAAAAGTTGGCCTGGCTTTGTTCAATGACCGCTTTGATTTCCGGCAGCACAATGGAGTAGAACACCAGGGGTTTGATCCCGGTTTCTTCATAGGCGCGATTGATTTTTCGCTGGACGTCTTGGGCACGTTCGGCAGTTTCAACGAAAGGCAGGGTCGTTTGGCGGGTCTCAATGGGAAATTGACCCAAAACTGCATGGCCAAGTGTTTCAGAAGTAATCGCTGTACCGTCAGAAACGTAAAACACATCACGAAAATTGGATTTGCGCTGCATAAAAAGTTGAATCCTTAAAAATTATCTGTAACTTAGAGGGCATTAATACTTATAACAATAACCTGACAGGGTATCTATTCTTGTTTTACATACTTTTTGTAAAACAAAATACCTCAGCGAGGCACTATTGTGACGCAGTATTTTTTTAACTGCCAGAGCAATCGTTTTCGTTGAGGAGTTGCCCACATAAACTGTTGAATCCAATAAAGGAGAGTTGCCGTGCAACAGAATGTTGTTTGGTATGACGCTTTATCAATGAACGATGTTGATAAAGTCGGTGGAAAGAATGCATCACTGGGCGAAATGGTCGCGAACCTGGCGAATGCCGGTGTAAAAGTACCAAATGGATATGCCACGACTTCGTATGCATTCAATCAGTTTCTTGAAGCAAACGATCTAAACGATCGCATCCACGATCTGCTTGATAAGCTCGATGTGGACGATGTCAGTGCGTTGCAAAAGGCTGGAGAAACGATCCGCAATTGGGTTCTGGAAGCACCGCTGACAGCTGAGCTGGAGCAAGAAATCCGTGAATGCTACAAAACGTTGGGCGAAGGGGACGACATGCTATCTGTGGCAGTCCGTTCTTCCGCAACCGCTGAAGACTTGCCGGATGCATCGTTTGCAGGCCAGCAGGAAACTTTCCTGAACGTTCGTGGCATCGATGCGGTGATTGAAGCGGTGAAACATGTATTTGCTTCGCTGTTCAACGACCGTGCAATTTCTTACCGTGTCCACCAGGGCTTTGAGCACAAAGGCGTTGCACTGTCGGCAGGCATCCAGCGCATGGTGCGCTCTGATGTCGCATCATCCGGGGTGATGTTCACGCTGGATACGGAGTCTGGCTTCGATCAGGTGGTCTTTATCACTTCATCCTGGGGTCTGGGCGAAATGGTTGTTCAGGGCGCGGTGAACCCGGATGAGTTCTACGTGCACAAACCAACCCTGGAAGCGGGTCATCCGGCGGTTGTGCGTCGTACCTTTGGTTCGAAGCAAATCAAAATGGTTTACGCTGGCGGTCGTGAGTTGGGCAAACAGGTTGAAATCCTGGACACCACCGACGAAGAGCGCAAGCAGTTCTCGCTGACGGACGCCGAAATCGAGTCCCTGGCGAAGCAAGCGATGATCATCGAGAAACACTACGGTCGTCCGATGGACATCGAGTGGGCTAAAGATGGCGTCACCGGCGAGTTGTTCATTGTTCAGGCGCGTCCGGAAACGGTTCGCTCTCGTGATGATGCAACGGTGATGGAGCGTTTCCACCTGAGCGGCGCGAGCAACGTTCTGGTTGAAGGCCGTGCTATCGGTCAGCGCATCGGTACCGGTAAGGTTCGCGTGGTGTCTGACCTGAGCCAGATGGATCAGGTTCAGAAAGGCGACGTACTGGTTGCTGACATGACGGACCCGGATTGGGAACCGGTCATGAAACGTGCCGCGGCGATTGTCACCAACCGTGGCGGTCGTACCTGCCACGCTGCGATTATCGCGCGTGAGCTGGGCATCCCGGCTGTTGTAGGTTGCGGCAATGCCACAG
Above is a window of Photobacterium sp. TY1-4 DNA encoding:
- the ppsA gene encoding phosphoenolpyruvate synthase, yielding MQQNVVWYDALSMNDVDKVGGKNASLGEMVANLANAGVKVPNGYATTSYAFNQFLEANDLNDRIHDLLDKLDVDDVSALQKAGETIRNWVLEAPLTAELEQEIRECYKTLGEGDDMLSVAVRSSATAEDLPDASFAGQQETFLNVRGIDAVIEAVKHVFASLFNDRAISYRVHQGFEHKGVALSAGIQRMVRSDVASSGVMFTLDTESGFDQVVFITSSWGLGEMVVQGAVNPDEFYVHKPTLEAGHPAVVRRTFGSKQIKMVYAGGRELGKQVEILDTTDEERKQFSLTDAEIESLAKQAMIIEKHYGRPMDIEWAKDGVTGELFIVQARPETVRSRDDATVMERFHLSGASNVLVEGRAIGQRIGTGKVRVVSDLSQMDQVQKGDVLVADMTDPDWEPVMKRAAAIVTNRGGRTCHAAIIARELGIPAVVGCGNATDTLVNGQEVTVSCAQGETGFIYEGELAFEVRRSAVDDLPSLPLKVMMNVGNPDRAFDFACIPNEGVGLARLEFIINKMIGIHPKALLNYSEQSDELKAEIDQRIVGYSDPVEFYIQKLTEGISTLASAFWPKRVIVRMSDFKSNEYRNLLGGVHFEPTEENPMLGFRGASRYISPKFEDCFALECEAIKRVRERMGLKNVEIMIPFVRTVSEAAGVIDLLAKFDLRRGENGLKVIMMCELPSNAILADEFLKYFDGFSIGSNDMTQLTLGLDRDSGEIAHMFDERNDAVKAMLSMAIKAANKAGKYVGICGQGPSDHEDLADWLMEQGIDSVSLNPDTVVETWLHLGEKHA
- a CDS encoding pyruvate, water dikinase regulatory protein, yielding MQRKSNFRDVFYVSDGTAITSETLGHAVLGQFPIETRQTTLPFVETAERAQDVQRKINRAYEETGIKPLVFYSIVLPEIKAVIEQSQANFYDILNALVEPLKQDLQMEPKPMLHRSHSINKDAASYQDRIAAIEYTLAHDDGVSLNNLEQADIILLGVSRCGKTPTSLYLAMQFGIRAVNYPFIAEDMNKLKLPAAIEPFRYKTYGLTIGTERLVEIRNGRYANSDYASQAQCETELNKVEAMFRREAIPYLNTTSLSVEEISTRLLDMSGLKRRMC